In Streptomyces alboniger, the following are encoded in one genomic region:
- a CDS encoding erythromycin esterase family protein yields MRTHKALLAALLVPLGATLAVVPAASAATQPASAAASVSADAAAPAGPEVAAPAALRSPEAALDRVAHPLRTTEPRGGLADLGPFGQMVGDARVVGLGEATHGSHEFFTVKHRILRYLVEKKGFRAFALEAPWSTGLRLDAYLTRGEGDLKQIMDEEFQGTYQFWNTSEYRDLLQWMRAYNVKHPKDPLHFVGDDNGFAGAELYDKVSAYAAAAQPELGPRLTELYRGLRPTTDAETYVNDYLSKPLAERKELAKRTGRALDLLKQRPGKDADGHAWAVQHATAIHQMTTMYAFDWDDPQVIPDAMRYRDQVMAQNVTWWQRQTGDKILLSAHNSHIALKTYVPNTHPKAQGDFLREQLGRHYLSAGLTFDRGSFNALGRDGGVHRFTIGPAAPGTTEHTLDRVRHRDFMVDLRNTPVPARAWLAETRSVKNIGATYPWNGNAAQIRLAKTHDVLIHLHRVEAADMLK; encoded by the coding sequence ATGAGAACGCACAAGGCCCTGCTCGCCGCCCTCCTCGTCCCGCTCGGTGCCACCCTGGCCGTCGTCCCGGCCGCCTCCGCTGCCACTCAGCCCGCCTCGGCCGCGGCATCAGTCTCCGCCGATGCCGCAGCGCCCGCCGGACCGGAGGTGGCCGCGCCCGCCGCCCTCCGCTCCCCGGAGGCGGCCCTTGACCGGGTGGCCCACCCGCTGCGCACCACCGAGCCACGCGGTGGCCTGGCCGATCTCGGACCGTTCGGCCAGATGGTCGGCGACGCCCGGGTGGTGGGCCTGGGCGAGGCCACCCACGGCTCGCACGAGTTCTTCACCGTCAAGCACCGGATCTTGCGGTACCTGGTCGAGAAGAAGGGCTTTCGGGCCTTCGCCCTCGAAGCCCCCTGGAGCACCGGACTGCGGCTCGACGCCTACCTCACGCGCGGCGAGGGCGACTTGAAGCAGATCATGGACGAGGAGTTCCAAGGCACCTACCAGTTCTGGAACACCAGTGAGTACCGCGATCTGCTCCAGTGGATGCGCGCGTACAACGTCAAGCACCCCAAGGACCCGCTCCACTTCGTCGGCGACGACAACGGGTTCGCCGGTGCCGAGCTGTACGACAAGGTGAGCGCCTACGCGGCCGCGGCCCAGCCCGAACTCGGCCCGCGGCTCACCGAGCTGTACCGGGGCCTGCGGCCCACCACCGACGCCGAAACGTACGTCAATGACTACCTGTCGAAGCCGCTGGCCGAACGCAAGGAGCTCGCCAAGCGGACAGGCCGGGCACTCGACCTGCTCAAACAGCGGCCCGGCAAGGACGCCGACGGGCACGCCTGGGCCGTCCAGCACGCCACCGCGATCCACCAGATGACCACCATGTACGCCTTTGACTGGGACGACCCACAGGTCATCCCTGACGCCATGCGCTACCGCGACCAGGTCATGGCACAGAACGTCACCTGGTGGCAGCGGCAGACGGGCGACAAGATCCTGCTCTCCGCCCACAACAGCCACATCGCCCTCAAGACGTACGTCCCCAATACGCATCCGAAGGCTCAGGGCGACTTCCTTCGCGAACAGTTGGGCCGCCACTACCTGAGTGCGGGCCTCACCTTCGACCGGGGCTCGTTCAACGCCTTGGGCCGGGACGGCGGCGTCCACCGGTTCACCATCGGCCCGGCCGCACCCGGTACCACCGAGCACACCCTGGACCGGGTACGCCACCGCGACTTCATGGTGGACCTGCGCAACACCCCCGTCCCGGCCCGCGCCTGGCTCGCCGAGACACGCAGCGTCAAGAACATCGGCGCCACCTACCCCTGGAACGGCAACGCCGCACAGATCCGGCTCGCGAAGACCCACGACGTTCTGATCCACCTTCACCGGGTGGAGGCGGCCGACATGCTCAAGTAG